One genomic region from Argentina anserina chromosome 2, drPotAnse1.1, whole genome shotgun sequence encodes:
- the LOC126784404 gene encoding ergosterol biosynthetic protein 28: protein MKALSWWLMLVGSLRLVSVWFGFFDIWALRLAVYSKSQMTEVHGRTFGVWTLLTCTLCYLCALNLDNKPLYLATFLSFIYALGHFLTEYLIYQTMAIANLSTVGFFAGTSITWMLLQWNSHQAQAALKSE from the exons ATGAAGGCGTTGAGTTGGTGGCTTATGCTGGTGGGTTCACTTAGACTGGTCTCTGTTTGGTTCGGCTTCTTCGACATATGGGCTCTCCGTCTTGCTGTCTACTCCAAATCCCAAA TGACTGAAGTTCATGGAAGGACATTTGGGGTCTGGACTCTCCTTACTTGCACACTCTGCTATCTTTGTGCCTTGAACCTCGACAACAAGCCACTCTACCTAGCTACCTTTCTGTCATTCATCTATGCACTTGGTCATTTCTTGACAGAGTACCTAATCTACCAGACCATGGCCATTGCAAATCTGTCAACAGTTGGCTTTTTTGCAG GCACATCAATTACATGGATGTTGTTGCAGTGGAATTCACATCAAGCTCAAGCTGCACTGAAATCAGAATAA